GACATACTGGTAGTGGTTTGGGAAATATTACAATGTCCCATTCAGTAGCAAGCTTAAGGCAAACAGGTTTAAGGAAAATCCAGGCTGGCATGAGTGTCTTAGATGAGACCAGGGGGCCTGGGAGAGGTAGAGCTAGTATTAGTCATTTTAAGTGACTCTGTACCAGCTGTGTTTTTATATTGCACTTTTATCCTGACTGGAGACCATTCATCACAAAACTATAGGATGAGAAAGGAGCTGAAGTGGTCCATCTCGGCCTTCTGACAAGACTCCCTAAACCCTCTGGACATGTTTTCCACCCTGAAAAGAATCTTAAGCCTCTTTTCACCGTGCCCCTTGATGGAACCTTAGTCTAGTTTGCTTATTGTATGAGGTTAGAAGCTAGAAATTCAGTCATCAGATCCCAGTAAGCTTTGAGGGGTGGCCTTTCTCTTAAGGGGAAAGAACCACAAAGAAAGTAGTGTTGCAGTTGAGAAAAGGTGAGCTAATCAGTTAACCACTTCAGTGCTGTTTTCAGTTCTTAGATCTGGTGGGGCTATGTCAGTTGCTAGTGTAAGTCTTTACATGATCACCTTTAAATATGTTCTGCAATTAAACCTCTTAAAGCACCAGCTTTGGACTCAAAATAAAATCTTGCATCTTACAATATGGCTACTAAAGTTTATTTcagtgttttaaaaatatttttatccaCAAATACAgaagtttcccccccccccaggagttTTGGTTCAAGACAGAGGACATCACCATTAGCTGACTGAGGGAGAACATGGGGTCATTAGCTTACTGCTGCTTTAAGTTGCCCTGGTACATCCTCTCAACTTTGAGATATCTCCAGTACTGGTGAAAGTACTTTGGGCTAGTCTAAACCCCCACCCAACCTGCAGATTAGCCCACTGGAAGCTTTAAAAGGGACAGGGGACTCTTCTGGGGAATTCTTCAGAAAGGAAAATTGCCTTGTCACAGGTCATCTTCAAAATCATCATCAGTTTTAAAGAGGTTACTTGGTTGGATCATCTGGGGCTTCACCATGGCTGGAGTTGTCATGGAAGGTGCTTTCAGATGTTTGTCTTCCATCTGATTAGAAGTTGGGCACATGCTGGTGGCAGAGAGAAAGCTGGTACTCCCACCAGTTGGGCTGCCCTGAGGCCCTCCTGTCAAGTGGAAAACTCCACTACCCTTGCTTTTTACCCAGAAGTCTTTGCTTTGCTCACCAGGAGAGCAAGCTGTGGTGTTTTCCTCTTCCGGAGAGGTGCTGGGTACTGTTAAGAGACTCGCTTTTGTGTGCTCCTTGAGgcttgacttccaggctctttctTGAACTGAAGGAATCAGGTCCCTGCAATGGTCATCTTTAGGAGTTGGGAGAAATCTATCCCACTTTGAAggtagagctgtggtctggcacaCAGGAGTAGATAACTCACTGGTAAGAGGAGCGTTGGGGCCTTTACATTCACTGTTGCTGCTCTCTTGTTCCACCCCTGTTGTCAATCCGGAACAGCTCTGCAACAGTAATGGGGATGAATGTTAATAAATGCAACTTGCAGCAGGAGAGCAAACACACTTCAGCTGACTTGACACGTGCTACCTAGCCCCAGCAAAATAGGAACGGCAGTAGAAGaggcaactttaaaaaaaaaaaacaaaacacttttttGTCTGTAGAAAGTCAGTTCAAAaggacttgttctctctcccttatctTTGAAATTTCACAGTTGGACAGGCCAAAGCGCCAGCCTGATATATAATCAACCAATAAATCCTCCGTACAATTTATAAATAGCTGAAAGGAGGAGCTGATGAAGATAGCTTGGCTCCTGACCTTTCTCTGTGGATTGCCAAAGCCAGTGAGAGATACTTGGCTCTTTTCAGCcagagttttttttttaggtttttttaaatggtgtttaagcgcttaccccagctcttagaacagtgtctgacacaaagtaagtgcttaataaatacaataataatgatagggcaAACTCTGAGGCCTCACAGGTCCAAAGC
This sequence is a window from Ornithorhynchus anatinus isolate Pmale09 chromosome X2, mOrnAna1.pri.v4, whole genome shotgun sequence. Protein-coding genes within it:
- the MRNIP gene encoding MRN complex-interacting protein isoform X1 translates to MESLQRFQVLRCFSCRLFQVHQVKKSNKWNCKACGEKQSLLKVYGQGSGADCRRHVQKLNLMQGLMGQTAEMTLGSSESPSNSNEENTGDPPGEHLKQPELNQSESRWSKYLDQDTEDSPVEDDDDEGPFSYRQQLQQQLLSFKNGTVKTRKRKGPSSCDPSGSAQRDPEGSRYPDLPLGAKKSCSGLTTGVEQESSNSECKGPNAPLTSELSTPVCQTTALPSKWDRFLPTPKDDHCRDLIPSVQERAWKSSLKEHTKASLLTVPSTSPEEENTTACSPGEQSKDFWVKSKGSGVFHLTGGPQGSPTGGSTSFLSATSMCPTSNQMEDKHLKAPSMTTPAMVKPQMIQPSNLFKTDDDFEDDL
- the MRNIP gene encoding MRN complex-interacting protein isoform X2, producing MESLQRFQVLRCFSCRLFQVHQVYGQGSGADCRRHVQKLNLMQGLMGQTAEMTLGSSESPSNSNEENTGDPPGEHLKQPELNQSESRWSKYLDQDTEDSPVEDDDDEGPFSYRQQLQQQLLSFKNGTVKTRKRKGPSSCDPSGSAQRDPEGSRYPDLPLGAKKSCSGLTTGVEQESSNSECKGPNAPLTSELSTPVCQTTALPSKWDRFLPTPKDDHCRDLIPSVQERAWKSSLKEHTKASLLTVPSTSPEEENTTACSPGEQSKDFWVKSKGSGVFHLTGGPQGSPTGGSTSFLSATSMCPTSNQMEDKHLKAPSMTTPAMVKPQMIQPSNLFKTDDDFEDDL